The Winogradskyella schleiferi genome has a window encoding:
- a CDS encoding ribulokinase, translating into MGNEKNEAYVIGVDYGTASVRSLLVNAHDGTIVAEAEYEYPRWKKGLFCDPSKNQFRQHPLDYLEGLEYTVKTVVVNTSKEIVQNIKAMTIDTTGSTPGPVDENGMPLALKEAFEDNPNAMFFLWKDHTAIKEADEINNQAKNFEPNYIKYSGGIYSSEWFWAKLLRALRIDPKVRDATVSWVEHCDWMPFLLTGGTDYKNIKRSVCAAGHKGLWADEYGGLPPKEFFTSLDPLFNGLEHPLFSEVFTSDTAAGNLCAEWASKLGLSETVKIGIGALDAHLGAVGGQIEPYYLSKVMGTSTCDMLVIPKSKKEQIVVPGISGQVDGSIIPGMIGFEAGQSAFGDVYDWFKQLLTKTSIDYILKSDIETNVKQQLINSIETNVLLDLSKAAKQLPFDEHSELAIDWFNGRRTPNANYYLKAGVFNLDLASDGPSIFRSLVETTCFGSRKIVEHFIEKGVSIKGIIALGGVARKSDFVMQMMADIIKMPIKVNSAEQTCALGSAMFAAVVAGVYDTVENSVSALGQGFDKTYQPNLERSKIYDKRYKVYQEIGNFLEAKL; encoded by the coding sequence ATGGGCAATGAAAAAAATGAAGCTTATGTAATTGGTGTCGATTATGGCACAGCGTCTGTCCGTTCGTTATTAGTCAATGCCCACGATGGAACTATTGTTGCTGAAGCTGAATATGAATATCCACGCTGGAAAAAAGGCCTGTTTTGTGATCCATCCAAAAACCAATTTCGCCAGCATCCATTGGATTATTTGGAAGGCCTTGAATATACAGTTAAAACTGTGGTGGTTAACACTTCAAAAGAAATCGTTCAAAATATAAAAGCAATGACCATAGACACAACGGGTTCTACACCAGGCCCTGTTGATGAAAATGGCATGCCATTGGCTTTAAAAGAAGCGTTTGAAGACAATCCAAACGCTATGTTTTTCCTCTGGAAAGACCATACCGCAATAAAAGAAGCCGATGAAATCAACAATCAAGCTAAAAATTTTGAACCCAATTATATCAAATATTCAGGGGGTATTTATTCGTCTGAATGGTTTTGGGCTAAATTATTGCGTGCATTAAGAATAGATCCAAAAGTAAGGGATGCTACTGTTTCTTGGGTAGAACATTGCGATTGGATGCCTTTTTTATTGACGGGAGGTACCGATTATAAAAACATAAAACGAAGTGTTTGTGCTGCAGGGCATAAAGGGTTGTGGGCAGATGAATACGGTGGTTTGCCACCAAAAGAATTTTTTACCTCATTAGATCCACTTTTCAATGGCCTTGAACATCCATTATTTTCTGAAGTTTTTACGTCAGATACGGCTGCGGGAAATTTATGTGCCGAATGGGCATCAAAATTGGGCTTGTCCGAAACTGTAAAAATCGGAATTGGTGCTTTGGACGCACACCTTGGTGCCGTTGGAGGCCAAATAGAACCTTATTATTTGAGTAAGGTCATGGGCACATCAACTTGTGATATGCTAGTGATTCCAAAAAGTAAAAAAGAACAGATTGTCGTTCCGGGAATCAGCGGACAGGTGGACGGATCGATCATTCCCGGAATGATTGGTTTTGAAGCAGGCCAATCCGCATTTGGAGATGTTTACGATTGGTTCAAACAATTGTTGACCAAAACAAGCATAGACTATATTCTGAAATCTGATATTGAAACTAACGTAAAACAACAGCTTATCAACAGCATTGAAACCAATGTGTTGCTGGATTTAAGCAAGGCCGCAAAACAATTACCCTTTGATGAACATTCAGAGTTGGCCATCGATTGGTTTAATGGACGTAGAACACCAAATGCCAATTACTATCTAAAAGCCGGGGTTTTCAATCTCGATCTTGCAAGTGATGGCCCAAGTATTTTTAGAAGTTTGGTGGAAACCACATGTTTTGGTTCAAGAAAAATTGTGGAGCATTTTATTGAAAAAGGCGTTTCAATCAAAGGTATTATTGCTTTAGGCGGCGTCGCCAGAAAATCTGATTTTGTTATGCAAATGATGGCAGATATCATTAAAATGCCCATAAAAGTGAATTCAGCAGAGCAAACCTGTGCGCTTGGTTCAGCAATGTTTGCTGCTGTGGTTGCAGGTGTTTATGACACTGTTGAAAATTCCGTTTCTGCGTTGGGGCAAGGTTTTGATAAAACCTATCAACCCAATTTGGAGCGCTCAAAAATATATGACAAACGCTACAAAGTATATCAAGAAATTGGCAATTTTTTAGAAGCCAAACTATAG
- a CDS encoding DUF6786 family protein — protein sequence MKNILIFTVTLTMVLACKEAPKQPSQMEAKTYEKGSFAYDETFLKKQDAGLIVLQQDSSKVIVSAKYQAKVFTSTVDGNEGKTLGWVNYDAFGKQNAHMNAYGGENRFWLGPEGNVFSLYFKPKAEMTFENWKTPAPIDTEPWTVNSSNNISVTLEKQMQLKNYADSDFNIKAVREISILDKSNIERLLKINLKDTKVVAYQTKNSIENIGDTAWTETTGAPCIWMLDMFPPSEETTIVIPYNTKTEGNVATTDYFGQIPEDRVTLNEGVLYFKADGKSRGKLGINPVRATNVAGSYDAINSILTITLFDVDPEATYLNQEWKLEGDPLIGDAINAYNDGPLEDGSQMGPFYEIESVSPAAFLKPGETLTHDHAVFHFIGKAEALNAISESVLGVSLEKINNAL from the coding sequence ATGAAAAATATTTTAATTTTTACAGTTACATTAACCATGGTGCTTGCCTGCAAAGAAGCGCCTAAACAACCCTCCCAAATGGAAGCTAAAACTTATGAAAAAGGCAGTTTTGCCTATGACGAAACATTCTTGAAAAAACAGGACGCTGGTTTGATTGTTTTACAACAGGATAGCTCAAAGGTCATTGTTTCGGCAAAATACCAAGCCAAGGTGTTTACTTCAACCGTTGATGGAAACGAGGGTAAGACTTTGGGATGGGTAAATTATGATGCCTTTGGTAAGCAAAATGCACACATGAATGCGTATGGTGGCGAAAATAGGTTTTGGTTAGGGCCGGAAGGCAATGTGTTTTCCCTTTATTTTAAGCCTAAAGCCGAAATGACCTTTGAAAATTGGAAAACCCCTGCACCTATCGATACGGAACCTTGGACTGTAAATAGTTCTAACAACATTTCAGTAACGCTGGAAAAACAAATGCAGTTAAAAAATTATGCTGACTCTGATTTTAATATAAAAGCGGTAAGGGAAATTTCAATATTAGATAAAAGCAATATCGAAAGGCTTTTAAAAATCAATTTGAAAGACACCAAAGTAGTTGCCTATCAAACAAAAAATTCGATAGAAAACATTGGAGATACCGCTTGGACAGAAACCACAGGTGCACCGTGTATTTGGATGTTGGATATGTTTCCACCTTCCGAAGAAACGACCATTGTCATTCCGTACAACACAAAAACCGAAGGCAATGTTGCCACAACGGATTATTTTGGCCAAATTCCCGAAGATCGTGTGACATTGAACGAAGGTGTTTTATACTTTAAAGCGGATGGGAAATCCCGTGGAAAATTGGGAATTAACCCAGTAAGGGCAACTAATGTAGCAGGCAGTTATGATGCCATCAATAGCATCCTAACAATTACCTTATTTGATGTGGATCCAGAAGCAACTTACCTCAATCAAGAATGGAAATTAGAAGGCGATCCATTAATTGGAGATGCCATTAACGCTTATAATGATGGCCCATTGGAAGATGGCTCACAAATGGGACCATTTTACGAAATTGAAAGTGTATCACCTGCAGCATTTCTAAAACCTGGGGAAACATTGACACATGACCATGCTGTTTTTCATTTTATTGGAAAAGCCGAAGCATTAAACGCAATTTCAGAATCCGTATTAGGTGTTTCATTGGAAAAAATAAACAACGCATTATAA
- a CDS encoding glycoside hydrolase family 172 protein: MKKSTHTKVMHSLLIGFFIVCSNLVLGQNEIWQARDYSTERISSYDKTGANDDGNWKDKIKPNETRTIGDVSGPGIIKHIWMTIASNEPYHLKKITLRMYWDGEDTPSVETPIGDFFGLGLGKYNLYESKFTSVGSQRALNAYFPMPFNKSAKITITNEGDIAIGAFYYNIDWEKHISLPENTLYFHAQYRQQTSTDGWTDDWSLNGDTLVNNHKNLKGEGNYVIMEAKGKGHFLGVTHSLIQNQGDWWGEGDEMIFIDGNESPKITGTGAEDYYLGAWCYGGCGIDPFGNSKPEFDYKDYGNPINGGDDVGAQWTVYRFHDESPVTFNTSIKMTIEHGHANHRSDNYYTVGYWYQSEPHMAFPEMPKVADRLPSVKDIDGPNIGKN, from the coding sequence ATGAAAAAATCAACACACACAAAAGTCATGCATTCCCTTTTAATAGGTTTTTTTATTGTATGCTCAAACCTTGTTTTGGGACAAAATGAAATCTGGCAGGCCAGAGATTACAGTACGGAACGTATCTCAAGCTATGACAAAACAGGTGCTAATGACGATGGTAATTGGAAAGACAAGATCAAACCCAATGAAACCCGAACTATTGGTGATGTTTCAGGACCTGGGATCATCAAACATATTTGGATGACCATCGCCAGTAATGAACCTTATCATTTAAAGAAAATTACCCTAAGAATGTATTGGGATGGTGAAGATACACCAAGTGTGGAAACCCCAATTGGCGATTTTTTCGGGCTTGGTCTGGGCAAATATAACCTTTATGAATCCAAATTCACATCCGTAGGTTCCCAACGTGCGTTGAACGCCTATTTTCCAATGCCTTTTAATAAATCGGCGAAAATTACCATTACTAACGAAGGGGACATTGCCATAGGTGCTTTTTATTACAATATTGATTGGGAAAAGCACATATCACTTCCTGAAAATACACTCTATTTTCATGCGCAGTACCGCCAACAAACCTCAACGGATGGCTGGACTGATGATTGGTCTTTGAATGGTGATACCTTGGTGAACAACCATAAAAATCTAAAAGGAGAAGGCAATTACGTGATTATGGAAGCCAAGGGTAAAGGGCATTTTCTTGGTGTGACCCACAGTTTGATACAAAATCAAGGCGATTGGTGGGGTGAAGGCGATGAAATGATTTTTATTGATGGCAATGAAAGCCCTAAAATTACGGGCACAGGAGCAGAAGATTATTATTTGGGTGCTTGGTGTTATGGTGGCTGTGGTATAGACCCTTTTGGAAATTCAAAACCTGAATTTGATTATAAAGATTATGGCAATCCCATCAATGGTGGCGATGATGTTGGTGCGCAATGGACTGTTTATCGGTTTCATGATGAATCGCCAGTGACTTTTAATACTTCTATTAAAATGACCATTGAGCATGGCCATGCTAACCATAGATCAGACAATTATTATACTGTCGGGTATTGGTATCAATCAGAGCCTCACATGGCTTTCCCTGAAATGCCCAAAGTAGCAGATCGCTTACCTTCGGTAAAAGATATCGATGGTCCAAACATTGGGAAGAATTAA
- a CDS encoding glycoside hydrolase family 172 protein: protein MNTYSTFVFSIFICLSVSASYAQELYDAPKDQQSKWFSFENKTGVKGAGGQENEKAKGHAFNSIKAGTTETLLEATGSGIIQRIWLTFNDRSPEMLRSLRLNMYWDGADKPAVSVPIGDFFGVGLGKRVAFESSVFSDPEGRSFNCVIPMPFRKGAKITLSNDSDKDLIALFYDINMVEKEHGSTAPLYFHAHWNRELLTNLEEDFEILPKVNGKGRFLGTNIGIKTNPLYGKSWRGEGEVKMYIDGDKEYPTLIGTGTEDYIGTAYGQGAFSHQFQGSPIVDEEKGLYAFYRYHIPDPVYFYDDIKVDIQQMGGADIKNVISYVDNGAELKWVTVHDKMDFYKLLEMDKTPDIKDEDFPKGWVNFYRRDDVSATAYFYLDSPVSNLPEIQSLQIRTANLTNKSN, encoded by the coding sequence ATGAATACGTACTCAACTTTTGTTTTTTCGATTTTTATATGTTTATCAGTAAGCGCATCGTATGCGCAAGAGCTGTATGATGCGCCTAAAGACCAACAGTCGAAATGGTTCAGTTTTGAAAATAAAACTGGAGTCAAAGGTGCTGGCGGACAAGAAAACGAAAAAGCAAAAGGACATGCTTTTAACAGTATAAAAGCTGGAACTACTGAAACCTTATTGGAAGCTACCGGTTCGGGAATCATACAGAGAATATGGTTAACGTTTAACGACAGAAGCCCTGAAATGCTGCGTTCGCTCAGATTGAACATGTATTGGGACGGTGCCGATAAACCTGCCGTTTCAGTTCCGATTGGTGACTTTTTTGGCGTCGGACTTGGAAAACGCGTGGCTTTTGAAAGTAGTGTTTTTTCCGATCCAGAAGGGCGTTCTTTTAATTGCGTCATCCCAATGCCTTTCAGAAAAGGTGCTAAAATCACTTTAAGCAATGATTCGGATAAAGATTTGATAGCACTTTTTTATGACATCAATATGGTGGAGAAAGAACATGGCTCAACTGCACCATTATATTTTCATGCCCATTGGAACAGGGAATTGCTAACCAATTTAGAGGAAGATTTTGAAATTTTACCCAAAGTAAATGGGAAAGGCAGATTTTTGGGTACCAATATTGGCATCAAGACCAACCCCCTTTACGGAAAAAGTTGGAGGGGTGAAGGTGAGGTTAAAATGTATATTGATGGCGATAAGGAATACCCCACTCTAATTGGTACAGGTACGGAAGATTATATTGGGACCGCTTATGGACAAGGTGCTTTTTCACATCAATTTCAAGGTTCACCAATTGTTGATGAAGAAAAAGGTTTGTATGCCTTTTACCGCTATCATATTCCAGATCCCGTTTATTTTTACGATGATATTAAAGTCGACATCCAACAAATGGGGGGAGCGGATATTAAAAACGTTATTTCTTATGTCGATAATGGCGCGGAACTGAAATGGGTAACCGTGCATGACAAAATGGACTTTTATAAGCTATTGGAAATGGATAAAACGCCTGATATCAAAGATGAGGACTTCCCAAAGGGATGGGTCAACTTTTACCGTCGTGATGATGTTTCTGCCACCGCTTATTTTTATTTGGACAGTCCTGTAAGCAATTTACCGGAAATCCAGTCTTTACAAATACGCACAGCAAATTTAACTAATAAATCAAATTAA
- a CDS encoding sulfatase family protein: MRKHITLILITALFTMCNQAQGQNKETPNVIIVFIDDEGYGDVGCYGATGFETPNIDQLASKGMRFTNFYSAQPVCSASRAGLLTGCYPNRIGFSRALFPYHKIGLNTDEYTIAEMFKEQGYATACFGKWHLGWQKEFLPLQHGFDEYVGLPYSNDMWPRSDITGEKLPEDNGRGKYPELPLIEGNDVKERITSLEDQDKLTTIYTEKAVDFINRNAKKPFFLYVPHTMGHIPLGVSDKFRGKSEQGLYGDVMMEIDWSVGEIIKTLERNNILDKTMVIFTSDNGPWLNFGNNAGSAGGLREGKTTSWEGGQRVPFIIQWPNEVPVGTVCNKLACAIDLLPTFAAITNGKLSKNKIDGVDISSLLKGDFKSEPRKTILYYFGKNNLNGIRKGNWKLVLPHSYGSYNAKPGNDGHGGIRIETVIEKSELYNMMRDPGEQYNVIEYYPEKVEELMIEVVKARKELGDLNVGVAKGSENREIGNLSN; encoded by the coding sequence ATGAGAAAGCATATAACTTTAATTCTTATTACAGCTTTGTTTACAATGTGTAATCAAGCTCAAGGGCAAAATAAAGAAACACCAAACGTTATTATAGTTTTTATAGATGATGAAGGTTACGGTGATGTCGGCTGTTATGGTGCTACAGGGTTTGAAACACCAAACATTGACCAATTGGCAAGTAAAGGTATGAGATTTACAAATTTCTACTCTGCTCAACCCGTATGTAGTGCTTCTCGTGCCGGACTTTTAACAGGTTGCTACCCTAATAGGATTGGTTTTTCAAGAGCTTTGTTTCCTTATCATAAGATTGGCCTAAACACAGATGAATATACAATAGCAGAAATGTTTAAAGAACAAGGCTATGCAACTGCCTGTTTTGGTAAATGGCATTTGGGTTGGCAAAAAGAGTTCCTGCCTTTGCAACATGGCTTTGATGAATATGTAGGACTACCCTATTCAAACGATATGTGGCCACGTAGCGATATTACAGGCGAGAAATTGCCTGAAGATAATGGACGGGGCAAATATCCTGAGCTACCGCTAATTGAAGGAAATGATGTAAAAGAGAGAATCACTAGTCTTGAAGATCAGGATAAACTTACCACCATCTACACCGAAAAAGCTGTTGATTTTATAAACCGAAATGCAAAAAAACCTTTCTTTTTATATGTGCCGCACACAATGGGGCATATTCCTTTGGGAGTTTCAGATAAATTCAGAGGAAAAAGCGAGCAAGGACTTTATGGTGATGTTATGATGGAAATTGATTGGTCCGTTGGCGAGATTATAAAAACGCTTGAGAGAAACAATATTTTAGATAAAACAATGGTAATTTTCACAAGTGATAATGGGCCTTGGTTAAATTTTGGGAATAATGCAGGTTCAGCAGGTGGACTTCGAGAAGGAAAAACAACAAGCTGGGAAGGAGGACAAAGAGTGCCATTTATTATTCAATGGCCAAATGAAGTTCCGGTAGGCACTGTTTGCAATAAATTGGCTTGTGCCATTGACCTGTTACCAACATTTGCAGCAATCACAAATGGCAAATTGTCTAAGAATAAAATTGATGGGGTTGACATTAGTTCTCTTTTGAAAGGTGATTTTAAATCGGAACCCCGAAAGACTATCCTGTATTATTTTGGTAAAAACAATCTAAACGGAATACGAAAAGGCAATTGGAAACTTGTCCTACCACACTCTTATGGTTCTTACAACGCAAAACCTGGTAATGATGGTCACGGAGGGATAAGAATAGAAACGGTAATTGAAAAATCAGAACTTTACAATATGATGCGGGATCCAGGTGAACAATATAATGTAATTGAATATTATCCCGAAAAAGTGGAAGAACTCATGATAGAGGTAGTAAAAGCCCGTAAAGAATTAGGCGACCTAAATGTTGGAGTTGCAAAAGGAAGTGAAAACAGAGAAATTGGAAATTTGAGTAATTAA
- the fucP gene encoding L-fucose:H+ symporter permease translates to MENDSKIPVIRPGNKWPFILITSLFFLWGLANNMTDTLLAAFKRIMSMTDFQTSWIQMAFYGSYFLLALPAAILIKRYTYKMGVLFGLGLFILGALLFYPASITMVYGHFLAALFILAGGLSILETAANPYIISMGAEETATRRLNLAQSFNPIGSITGILLSKFFILSNLNLLDADQRASIDVTELKAIQSEELTSVMGTYVGVAFFLLLVWLLVKFTKMPAVNDKVKNLEIGATLKRLLKNKNYVWAVVAQFFYMGAQIGLWSYTIRYVMQELGKNEDDASVYYLASIILFSACRFMFTALMKYITPRKLLLFSALVGVVCTFVVIYGHGMVGVIALVLASGCMSLMFPTIYGLGMAKLGNDSKIGGSGLIMAILGGAVLTAIQGMISDATNSINFSFYMPMFCLAVVAVYAVVQRKIQPKTLES, encoded by the coding sequence ATGGAAAACGACTCTAAAATTCCAGTTATCAGACCTGGCAACAAGTGGCCTTTTATTCTCATTACCAGTCTCTTCTTTTTATGGGGATTGGCCAATAACATGACAGATACCTTGTTGGCAGCCTTTAAGCGAATCATGAGTATGACCGATTTTCAGACCTCATGGATTCAGATGGCGTTTTATGGATCCTACTTTTTGTTGGCGCTGCCTGCAGCGATTCTTATAAAAAGATATACCTATAAAATGGGTGTTTTGTTTGGTTTGGGTCTGTTTATATTGGGTGCATTGTTGTTTTACCCAGCAAGTATCACAATGGTTTATGGTCATTTTTTAGCAGCACTTTTTATTCTCGCTGGCGGCTTGTCCATTTTGGAAACTGCCGCAAACCCTTACATTATCTCAATGGGTGCTGAAGAAACAGCAACAAGACGGCTCAATCTCGCTCAGTCTTTCAATCCCATTGGTTCCATTACAGGAATTTTATTGAGTAAGTTTTTCATCCTTTCAAATCTAAATTTATTAGATGCTGACCAACGTGCTAGTATCGACGTAACGGAGCTAAAAGCCATTCAGTCCGAAGAATTAACGTCGGTCATGGGCACTTATGTTGGCGTTGCTTTTTTTCTGTTATTGGTTTGGTTGTTGGTGAAATTCACGAAAATGCCGGCGGTCAATGATAAAGTCAAAAATTTGGAAATAGGCGCCACCTTAAAACGTTTATTGAAAAACAAAAACTACGTTTGGGCAGTCGTCGCACAATTTTTTTACATGGGTGCCCAAATTGGTTTGTGGTCATATACCATTCGTTATGTCATGCAGGAATTGGGCAAAAATGAAGATGACGCCTCAGTATATTATTTGGCATCCATCATCTTATTTTCAGCATGCCGTTTCATGTTCACGGCTTTGATGAAATATATCACACCACGTAAACTCTTATTGTTTTCGGCACTTGTAGGTGTAGTATGTACTTTTGTAGTCATTTATGGTCATGGAATGGTTGGCGTCATCGCTTTGGTTTTGGCATCGGGTTGTATGTCCTTAATGTTCCCTACCATCTATGGTTTGGGGATGGCAAAATTGGGCAACGACTCAAAAATTGGCGGTTCAGGATTGATTATGGCCATTTTAGGTGGCGCAGTGTTAACAGCCATTCAAGGTATGATCTCTGATGCAACCAATAGCATCAATTTCTCGTTTTATATGCCAATGTTCTGTTTGGCAGTAGTTGCGGTGTATGCTGTTGTTCAAAGGAAAATTCAACCAAAAACGTTAGAATCCTAA
- a CDS encoding L-fucose isomerase: protein MATKTTYPKIGIRPIIDGRLGGVRESLETTTMNMAKNVAKLFEKELRYPDGSPVKCIIPDFCIGGVKEAVDCQALFSVNNVGVSLSVTPCWCYGTETMDMDPQLPKAIWGFNGTERPGAVYLAATLAAHNQKGLPSFGIYGEDVQDLNDTEITADVKNKLLTFAKAGLAVSLMKNRSYLSIGSVSMGIAGSMINPDFFQDFLGMRNEYVDSSEVFRRIEHEIYDKSEFKKALKWTKDNCKEGQDFNDKKNQRSRKQKDADWEFVVKMTLIIRDLMEGNPKLKDMGYGEEAMGHDAIVSGFQGQRQWTDFLPNGDFPEAILNSSFDWNGIRAPYMIATENDALNGVSMLFNYLLTNTAQIFADVRTYWSPDSVKRVTKWKPTGAAANGFIHLINSGSATLDGTGQQTKNGTPVMKPFWDISKKEAQDCLDATTWYPANVGYFRGGGYSSNYLTKGKMPVTMCRLNLIKGLGPSLQIAEGYTIDLPEKVHQTLDERTDKTWPTTWFVPNLTGKGAFADVYSVMNNWGANHGAISYGHIGDQLITLASMLRIPVCMHNVDEAKIFRPSAWNGFGMDKEGSDYRACDTYGPLYGKN, encoded by the coding sequence ATGGCAACTAAAACAACTTATCCAAAAATAGGAATTCGTCCCATCATCGATGGAAGATTGGGAGGTGTAAGGGAATCCTTAGAAACCACTACCATGAATATGGCTAAAAACGTGGCCAAATTATTTGAGAAAGAATTGCGATATCCAGATGGTTCGCCTGTAAAATGCATTATTCCAGATTTTTGTATAGGCGGTGTCAAGGAAGCTGTGGATTGTCAAGCGTTGTTTTCTGTAAATAATGTTGGAGTGTCACTTTCAGTAACCCCTTGTTGGTGTTATGGCACGGAAACCATGGACATGGATCCGCAATTGCCAAAAGCCATTTGGGGTTTTAATGGTACAGAACGTCCTGGGGCCGTGTATTTGGCAGCGACATTGGCAGCACATAACCAAAAAGGATTGCCGTCTTTTGGTATTTATGGAGAAGATGTGCAAGATTTAAACGATACCGAAATCACCGCTGACGTTAAGAACAAACTCTTGACCTTTGCAAAGGCAGGTTTGGCGGTATCCTTAATGAAAAACAGAAGCTATTTATCCATCGGTAGCGTATCCATGGGAATCGCTGGTTCTATGATCAATCCAGACTTTTTCCAAGATTTTCTTGGGATGCGGAATGAATATGTAGACTCATCAGAAGTGTTTAGACGTATTGAGCACGAAATCTATGATAAGTCGGAATTTAAAAAAGCATTAAAATGGACTAAAGATAATTGTAAGGAAGGACAGGATTTTAACGATAAAAAGAATCAACGTTCTAGAAAACAGAAAGATGCCGATTGGGAATTTGTTGTTAAAATGACCTTGATCATTCGTGATTTAATGGAAGGCAATCCAAAACTCAAGGACATGGGTTATGGCGAAGAAGCCATGGGTCACGACGCTATCGTTTCTGGCTTTCAGGGCCAACGCCAATGGACGGACTTTTTGCCAAATGGCGATTTCCCAGAGGCCATTCTCAATTCATCCTTTGACTGGAATGGGATTCGAGCACCTTATATGATTGCCACGGAAAACGATGCGCTTAATGGTGTGTCCATGCTTTTCAATTATTTATTGACCAACACCGCACAAATTTTCGCAGATGTCAGAACGTATTGGAGTCCAGATTCGGTGAAACGCGTTACCAAATGGAAACCTACTGGTGCAGCTGCCAATGGATTTATCCATTTGATAAATTCTGGTTCCGCAACTTTGGACGGAACCGGGCAACAGACCAAGAACGGCACCCCTGTAATGAAACCGTTTTGGGATATTTCAAAAAAAGAAGCTCAGGATTGTTTGGATGCGACCACTTGGTATCCAGCAAACGTTGGCTATTTTAGAGGAGGTGGCTATTCATCCAATTACCTTACGAAAGGCAAAATGCCTGTCACCATGTGCCGATTGAATTTGATAAAAGGTTTGGGCCCAAGCCTTCAAATTGCGGAAGGTTATACAATTGATTTACCCGAAAAGGTGCATCAAACGTTGGATGAGCGTACCGATAAAACCTGGCCAACAACCTGGTTTGTACCAAATTTAACTGGCAAAGGGGCTTTTGCGGATGTCTATTCGGTAATGAACAATTGGGGTGCGAACCATGGCGCTATCAGTTATGGCCATATTGGCGATCAACTGATTACCTTGGCATCAATGCTTCGTATTCCCGTGTGTATGCATAATGTGGATGAAGCGAAAATTTTCAGGCCTTCAGCTTGGAATGGCTTTGGAATGGACAAAGAAGGCTCAGATTATCGTGCCTGCGATACTTACGGACCACTTTACGGAAAAAATTAA